A window of Tautonia plasticadhaerens contains these coding sequences:
- a CDS encoding RNA polymerase sigma factor produces the protein MGTRDSTCWTILHEAAAGSDVARAEFAARYAPVVRTYLAARWRGSERLQDLDDTVQDVFVECLREGGLLERARADRPGGFRAFLYGAVRHVALRAEARRARQLAREPAQGIDLEGIPGGEETLSRVFDRAWAKVVVREAAERQSVLAARRGEAARRRVELLRLRFHEGLPIREIARLWGLDAAYLHHEFARARQEFRSALWEVIASHHPGSPEDVDRECEQLLSLLE, from the coding sequence ATGGGGACTCGCGATTCCACCTGCTGGACGATCCTCCATGAGGCTGCCGCGGGGAGCGACGTGGCCCGCGCCGAGTTCGCGGCCAGGTACGCCCCCGTGGTCCGCACCTACCTGGCGGCGCGCTGGCGGGGATCGGAGCGACTCCAGGACCTGGACGACACCGTCCAGGACGTCTTCGTCGAGTGCCTGAGGGAGGGCGGCCTGCTCGAACGGGCGCGGGCCGATCGACCCGGGGGATTCCGGGCGTTCCTCTATGGCGCCGTGCGCCACGTCGCGCTGCGGGCCGAGGCGAGGCGGGCCCGGCAGCTCGCCCGCGAGCCGGCGCAGGGCATCGACCTCGAGGGCATCCCGGGTGGTGAGGAGACGCTCTCACGGGTCTTCGACCGCGCCTGGGCCAAGGTGGTCGTGCGCGAGGCCGCCGAGCGGCAGTCGGTGCTGGCGGCACGACGCGGCGAGGCGGCCCGGCGTCGCGTCGAGTTGCTCAGGCTCCGATTCCACGAAGGGCTGCCGATCCGGGAGATCGCCAGGCTCTGGGGCCTCGACGCCGCATACCTCCACCACGAGTTTGCTCGGGCACGCCAGGAGTTCCGGTCGGCGCTGTGGGAGGTGATCGCGTCCCACCATCCCGGATCGCCGGAGGATGTCGATCGCGAATGCGAGCAACTCCTCTCCCTGCTCGAATAA
- a CDS encoding BlaI/MecI/CopY family transcriptional regulator, producing the protein MANRPNLSDAELEVLKALWDHGPATVRQINSTLQGRGRRWAYTTVATLLQRLQAKRAVAVDPSAVPHVYRAALTRDDLLGERLKAAADELCDGRAAPLVLTLVQSHRFSPEELARFRQLIDEQRGRSRPAKRPGQSGG; encoded by the coding sequence ATGGCGAATCGGCCCAACCTGAGCGACGCGGAGCTGGAGGTCCTCAAGGCACTCTGGGACCACGGGCCGGCGACGGTCCGGCAGATCAACTCGACGCTCCAGGGCCGGGGGCGACGCTGGGCCTACACCACGGTGGCGACCCTCCTGCAACGGCTCCAGGCCAAGCGGGCCGTCGCCGTCGACCCGTCGGCGGTCCCCCACGTCTACCGGGCGGCCCTGACGCGCGACGACCTGCTCGGCGAGCGGCTCAAGGCAGCCGCCGATGAGCTCTGCGATGGCCGGGCCGCGCCCCTGGTCCTGACGCTGGTGCAATCCCACCGGTTCTCCCCCGAGGAGTTGGCGCGGTTCCGGCAGCTGATCGACGAGCAGCGTGGCCGGTCTCGCCCGGCCAAGCGACCGGGTCAATCCGGAGGCTAA
- a CDS encoding FG-GAP repeat domain-containing protein, with protein MHTRCLSPLLALGLIVFGATAPAHPGSDIGSVSTLVTRTGPDEKCGSAVPRSEPHTLLAPAPGSPLPAPDGTLAAGDVDGDRCADLVLCTGTTLNVFLGSAHRPWRREPDITADLPGKASEIAVEDVNHDGRLDVVLADHDSYAVTVLLGVGDGRFRAAPGSPFIARIGEQPHTHGLAIADADGDGHPDIVTANNADGDVSLLLGDGHGRFARAPQSPFPCGRSPYPIAATDINGDGCADVLVPNSGPDLETLQILLGNGRGELAPAPGSPLTCDAGIWYVAAGDLDDDRRPDVVATHSEGGAALTILINDGHGVLSPAPGSPLQLGHGAWGVEIADMDRDGNADLVVAGDEAIRVFEGDGRGGFRPADGSPYRTGKGAWRLAVADFNGDGKPDIATRCVEEERVEILFGT; from the coding sequence ATGCATACAAGGTGCCTATCGCCGCTGCTGGCCCTCGGCCTGATCGTGTTCGGGGCCACCGCTCCGGCCCATCCCGGCTCCGACATCGGCTCGGTCTCGACGCTGGTAACGCGAACGGGGCCAGACGAGAAGTGCGGATCCGCAGTCCCGAGATCGGAGCCTCACACGCTGCTCGCCCCGGCGCCGGGCTCACCGCTTCCCGCCCCCGACGGTACCCTCGCCGCCGGCGACGTCGACGGCGATCGCTGCGCCGACTTGGTGTTGTGCACCGGGACGACGTTGAATGTCTTCCTCGGCAGCGCCCACCGTCCCTGGCGAAGAGAGCCGGACATCACCGCGGATCTGCCGGGGAAGGCCAGCGAGATTGCGGTTGAGGACGTCAACCATGATGGTCGGTTGGACGTTGTCCTGGCCGATCACGACAGCTACGCCGTGACCGTCCTGCTCGGCGTCGGAGACGGTCGGTTCCGGGCCGCTCCCGGCTCGCCGTTCATCGCGCGCATCGGGGAGCAGCCGCACACTCACGGGCTCGCAATCGCCGACGCGGACGGCGATGGGCACCCGGACATCGTGACCGCCAATAACGCCGACGGCGACGTGTCCCTGCTCCTGGGCGACGGCCATGGTCGATTCGCCCGAGCGCCCCAGTCCCCGTTCCCGTGCGGCCGGAGTCCCTACCCCATCGCGGCGACCGACATCAACGGTGACGGATGTGCGGACGTCCTCGTCCCCAATAGCGGCCCCGACCTCGAAACACTCCAGATCCTGCTGGGCAACGGCCGAGGCGAATTGGCCCCGGCGCCAGGATCGCCTCTTACCTGCGATGCCGGCATCTGGTACGTCGCGGCGGGCGACCTGGACGACGATCGCCGGCCGGACGTCGTGGCGACTCACTCCGAGGGCGGGGCCGCGCTGACCATCCTGATCAACGATGGTCACGGCGTGCTCTCTCCCGCACCCGGCTCGCCACTCCAGCTCGGTCATGGCGCCTGGGGCGTGGAGATCGCCGACATGGACCGCGACGGCAACGCCGACCTGGTCGTCGCCGGTGACGAGGCCATCCGCGTGTTCGAGGGCGACGGGAGGGGCGGCTTCCGGCCGGCCGACGGGTCTCCCTATCGGACCGGGAAGGGTGCCTGGCGGCTGGCGGTGGCCGATTTCAACGGCGACGGAAAGCCCGACATCGCGACACGGTGCGTCGAGGAGGAGCGAGTGGAAATCCTCTTCGGGACTTGA
- a CDS encoding WD40 repeat domain-containing protein: MRSGIARPALALGLIALGLIALTGGSPEEPPTPKLVLQTPPAAGVNSVAVSPDGSIVAGAANEGGVRLYDAKTGVLLRAIGEVGDRSVSFSPDGRSLAAGGFHMDKLVGIYDVQTGRRLRTLTGHTEWETDACTFSPDGTMLASTGTDRQILVWDLATGNLRHRLADQPFRATTLAFSPDGATLACGGDKTVRLWDMRTGQLGRTLTGHRDWVCTVAFSPDGTTLASGSCDWSFHRGHDWPRPAWRGTERCEWRLWDAASGDLKRAEAESGRFLSLAFAPDGTSLACGIGAEVRLYDLASEVPGRVVTSHHHGVTSVAFAPDGDAIISGSHDHTIKRTSLATGREQWHTPGAFEQVNSVVLTEDGALLATGSSDGRFALGVREAGAEGIGPGAVRLWDARKGRLIRRLGAPADQIMAVALAPDGHRVAAGGGSPDGKGVVRVWDVATGEHAWSAGDHAAEVLAVAFAPDGATLAGADADGLIQLRDPRTGTVSRTLSGHTRGATSLAFSADGTALACGAGDGTTHLWEVRSGRRVRSFRPEASQAGAITGDRPMTCVAISRDGSTLATCTAGVNQNFAEPVRLWDVRTGELRRTFSDPAVSGRPMALSPDGAILATGGKTVRLWDARTGEPLRQLYGHLKRTQSLAFSADGRLVVSGGSYGTTNAWEVASGRHLVTLFAFPERRGDTVDEEWLAYHPDGYYDGSPGVGRLLSWRVGDELLPPESLGPHLNRPDRLESALNLRAPGTDLP; the protein is encoded by the coding sequence ATGCGATCCGGGATCGCTCGACCGGCCCTCGCCCTCGGCCTGATCGCCCTCGGCCTGATCGCCCTCACCGGCGGCTCGCCGGAGGAACCGCCAACGCCGAAGCTCGTCCTCCAGACACCGCCCGCGGCAGGGGTGAATTCGGTGGCCGTCTCGCCCGACGGTTCGATCGTCGCCGGCGCCGCCAACGAGGGTGGGGTCCGCCTCTACGATGCGAAGACCGGCGTCCTACTGCGGGCGATCGGCGAGGTCGGCGATCGCTCGGTCAGCTTCTCTCCCGACGGGCGGAGCCTGGCGGCGGGGGGCTTCCACATGGACAAGCTGGTCGGGATCTACGACGTGCAGACGGGCCGTCGCCTGCGCACGCTCACCGGGCACACCGAGTGGGAGACGGACGCCTGCACCTTCTCGCCCGACGGGACGATGCTCGCCTCGACCGGGACGGACCGGCAAATCCTCGTGTGGGACCTCGCGACGGGGAACCTCCGGCACCGGCTCGCGGACCAGCCCTTCCGGGCCACCACCCTCGCCTTCTCGCCCGACGGCGCCACCCTCGCCTGCGGCGGCGACAAGACGGTGCGGCTCTGGGACATGAGGACCGGACAGCTCGGTCGGACCCTCACTGGCCATCGCGACTGGGTCTGCACCGTGGCCTTCTCGCCGGATGGGACGACTCTCGCCAGCGGGAGCTGCGACTGGTCCTTCCACCGCGGCCACGATTGGCCCCGACCGGCCTGGAGGGGGACGGAGCGATGCGAGTGGCGGCTCTGGGATGCCGCCTCCGGCGATCTCAAGCGCGCCGAGGCCGAGTCGGGGCGGTTCCTGTCCCTGGCCTTCGCGCCCGACGGCACGTCCCTCGCCTGCGGGATCGGGGCGGAGGTGCGGCTGTACGACCTCGCGTCCGAGGTCCCGGGCCGGGTCGTGACGAGCCACCATCACGGCGTCACGTCCGTCGCCTTCGCTCCCGACGGCGACGCGATTATCAGCGGGAGCCACGACCATACGATCAAGCGTACCAGCCTCGCGACCGGCCGAGAGCAGTGGCACACGCCCGGTGCCTTCGAGCAGGTCAATTCGGTCGTGCTCACGGAGGACGGCGCGCTGTTGGCCACGGGCAGCAGCGACGGCCGCTTCGCCTTGGGCGTGCGCGAGGCGGGGGCAGAGGGGATCGGTCCGGGGGCGGTCCGGCTGTGGGACGCGAGGAAGGGGCGACTGATCCGACGGCTGGGCGCCCCGGCCGATCAGATCATGGCGGTGGCCCTCGCACCGGACGGCCATCGCGTCGCCGCCGGCGGCGGGAGCCCCGATGGCAAGGGCGTCGTCCGCGTCTGGGATGTCGCGACTGGGGAGCACGCCTGGTCTGCGGGGGACCACGCGGCCGAGGTGCTCGCGGTCGCCTTCGCACCCGACGGGGCGACGCTCGCCGGCGCCGACGCCGACGGCCTGATCCAGCTCCGCGACCCCCGGACGGGCACCGTCTCGCGGACCTTGTCGGGTCACACCAGGGGTGCGACCTCGCTCGCCTTCTCGGCCGATGGCACGGCCCTCGCCTGCGGCGCCGGCGACGGGACCACCCACCTCTGGGAGGTCCGCTCGGGCCGTCGCGTCCGCAGCTTCCGGCCCGAGGCCTCGCAGGCCGGGGCCATCACGGGAGACCGGCCGATGACCTGCGTCGCGATCAGCCGGGACGGGTCGACGCTCGCGACGTGCACGGCCGGCGTGAACCAGAACTTCGCCGAGCCGGTGCGCCTCTGGGACGTCCGGACGGGCGAATTGCGGCGCACGTTCTCGGACCCCGCCGTCTCGGGACGGCCGATGGCCCTGTCGCCCGACGGCGCCATCCTGGCCACGGGCGGCAAGACGGTCCGGCTCTGGGACGCTCGGACGGGAGAGCCGCTCCGTCAGCTGTACGGGCATCTCAAGCGGACCCAGTCGCTCGCCTTCTCGGCTGACGGCCGGCTCGTGGTCAGCGGCGGCAGCTACGGGACGACGAACGCCTGGGAGGTCGCGTCCGGGCGGCACCTGGTCACGCTCTTCGCGTTCCCCGAGCGTCGCGGCGACACGGTCGATGAGGAATGGCTGGCCTATCACCCGGACGGCTACTACGACGGTTCGCCCGGCGTCGGTCGCCTCCTCTCGTGGCGCGTCGGCGATGAGCTGCTGCCCCCCGAATCCCTGGGCCCGCATCTCAACCGCCCGGACCGGCTCGAGTCCGCCCTGAATCTCCGGGCACCGGGAACCGACTTGCCCTGA
- a CDS encoding serine/threonine-protein kinase, translated as MNDPADADRMPVADGPDARFDAALRAAFGPPSTAAGGAWGGVLEAVRDSTGVTSRVLLRDEPDAALPVIGPGEEALDCVGQGRYQVLGEIARGGMGIVLKGRDPDLGRDVALKVLHPGHSRNPAMIQRFIAEAQIAGQLQHPGILPVYELGLDADLRPYFAMRLVKGRTLAALLEERPAPPHDLGRFLAIFEQVCQAVAYAHARGVIHRDLKPSNIMVGAFGEVQVVDWGLSKVLRQGGAKEGVPGQTPEAAEPQVTTVRTAGGSSPSHSGAIIGTPSYMSPEQARGEVDRLDEQADVFALGAILCEILTGQPPYVGDRSRILEDAAVGLLDEARACLDASGADGELIRLAKRCLNASRAVRPRHSGVLAREVSAFLASVGDRARAAEVAAAEARAAAAAERKARRRTTVLASALGAAILAAVTFAIIAEHVRRARAEQAVAEVAALFRKADWFRDQSRRIPPDQLGPWEGALVQVRRTAEIVGAGAIDEDSRKDIVRLLDELRREEQRVRVRSRQYRASLRERAPDSPYLPRQHQE; from the coding sequence ATGAACGACCCTGCCGATGCCGATCGAATGCCCGTGGCCGACGGACCCGATGCCCGCTTCGATGCGGCGCTGCGGGCGGCCTTCGGGCCCCCATCGACAGCCGCAGGAGGGGCGTGGGGCGGCGTGTTGGAGGCCGTCCGAGATTCCACCGGCGTCACATCGCGCGTCTTGTTGCGCGACGAGCCGGACGCGGCGTTGCCGGTGATCGGGCCCGGGGAGGAAGCCCTGGATTGCGTCGGACAGGGACGCTACCAGGTCCTCGGTGAGATCGCCCGAGGGGGGATGGGGATCGTCCTCAAGGGACGCGACCCCGACCTCGGCCGCGACGTCGCCCTGAAGGTACTCCATCCGGGTCACTCGCGAAACCCGGCGATGATCCAGCGGTTCATCGCAGAGGCCCAGATCGCCGGGCAGCTCCAGCACCCCGGCATCCTCCCGGTGTACGAGCTGGGGCTCGATGCCGACCTGCGACCTTACTTCGCGATGCGGCTGGTCAAGGGAAGGACCTTGGCCGCCCTGCTGGAGGAGCGGCCTGCCCCCCCCCACGACCTCGGTCGGTTCCTCGCCATCTTCGAGCAAGTCTGCCAGGCCGTGGCTTATGCACACGCTCGGGGAGTCATCCACCGCGACCTGAAGCCGTCGAACATCATGGTCGGCGCCTTCGGCGAGGTGCAGGTGGTCGATTGGGGCCTCTCGAAGGTCCTCCGACAGGGCGGGGCGAAGGAGGGTGTCCCAGGACAAACGCCGGAGGCCGCCGAGCCGCAGGTGACGACCGTGCGCACGGCCGGGGGAAGCTCGCCCTCGCACTCGGGGGCGATCATCGGCACCCCGTCGTACATGAGCCCGGAGCAGGCGCGGGGCGAAGTCGACCGCCTCGACGAGCAGGCCGACGTCTTCGCCCTCGGGGCCATCCTCTGCGAGATCCTGACCGGGCAGCCGCCCTACGTCGGGGACCGTTCCCGGATCCTCGAGGACGCAGCGGTCGGTCTCCTCGACGAAGCCCGGGCTTGCCTCGATGCGAGCGGCGCCGATGGCGAGCTGATCCGGCTCGCCAAGCGCTGCCTCAATGCCTCGCGAGCCGTCCGGCCCCGCCACTCGGGAGTGCTGGCACGCGAGGTCTCGGCCTTCCTGGCGTCGGTCGGCGACCGAGCCCGGGCCGCCGAAGTCGCCGCGGCCGAGGCCCGGGCCGCCGCCGCCGCCGAGCGCAAGGCGAGGCGACGGACGACCGTGCTCGCTTCGGCGCTCGGCGCCGCCATCTTGGCCGCCGTCACCTTCGCGATCATCGCCGAGCACGTGCGCCGGGCCCGCGCCGAGCAGGCGGTCGCCGAGGTGGCCGCGCTCTTCCGGAAGGCGGACTGGTTCCGCGACCAGTCCCGGCGCATCCCTCCCGACCAGCTCGGCCCCTGGGAGGGGGCGCTGGTCCAGGTGCGGCGGACCGCCGAGATCGTCGGCGCCGGTGCCATCGACGAAGACTCTCGAAAGGACATCGTCCGGCTCCTCGATGAGCTGAGGAGAGAGGAGCAGCGCGTGCGCGTGCGCTCCCGCCAATACCGCGCCTCGCTGCGAGAGAGAGCACCAGATTCACCATACCTGCCCCGCCAGCATCAGGAGTGA